One window of the Cryptococcus gattii WM276 chromosome E, complete sequence genome contains the following:
- a CDS encoding uncharacterized protein (Similar to SGTC gene model, INSD accession EAL20802.1), with the protein MARPIPIRRTTIEVGTAFEKHALSFLNKSMSMSLRRVGGANDGGVDLRGWWWVPRMATPAIEFAASENDGGLRRLRVLAQCKAEKKSVGPRAVRELEGVMSQLEFRREQQSTAEAAIAILISQSGFTKNAMQHATQSRIPLMLLHLPGGQPTALTLMSSSPESDTGTFPNQERIKVESAWWNRSLSHGILGGKMELRREVLVTSDGLGASTALWMDGKKLDRCVPSEVDELEGL; encoded by the exons ATGGCCCGTCCCATCCCCATCCGCCGCACGACTATCGAAGTAGGCACGGCCTTCGAGAAACACGCCCTGTCGTTCCTCAACAAATCTATGTCAATGTCCCTTCGCCGCGTGGGCGGCGCTAACGATGGAGGTGTCGATTTAAGAGGCTGGTGGTGGGTCCCAAGGATGGCCACGCCAGCAATTGAATTCGCCGCGAGCGAAAATGACGGCGGGTTGAGGAGGTTGAGGGTATTAGCGCAGTGTAAAGCTGAAAAGAAGAGCGTCGGTCCGAGGGCAGTTAGGGAATTAGAAGGAGTCATGTCGCAACTCGAGTTCC GCCGGGAGCAACAATCGACCGCAGAAGCGGCAATAGCAATACTGATATCCCAGTCGGGCTTTACAAAGAACGCAATGCAGCATGCCACTCAATCGCGAATACCATTAATGCTTTTGCATCTTCCGGGCGGTCAACCAACAGCCCTGACTTTAATGTCTTCATCTCCAGAAAGCGATACTGGCACTTTTCCAAATCAAGAGAGGATAAAAGTAGAGAGTGCTTGGTGGAATCGCTCATTGTCACATGGGATATTAGGTGGCAAGATGGAGTTACGGCGGGAAGTTTTGGTGACCAGTGATGGATTAGGAGCAAGTACAGCCCTATGGATGGACGGCAAAAAGCTTGATAGATGCGTGCCATCTGAAGTAGATGAGCTTGAAGGCCTATAA
- a CDS encoding uncharacterized protein (Similar to TIGR gene model, INSD accession AAW43822.1) — protein sequence MRQPENVRVPGIFRLKFTLFETTELGVVELTHTISEPFEVFSPKLFKGMHESTPLTRHLAAQGLKVKLRTDTTVGRQSVRRRRASANPTTSSTPPSMKEDLSTSQNFPPVISTHSLSANSHLSPSLSSKALPGPLEVLSPSSKVSRRTVSDSPRNLVWRHAAYESVRSRVSGPGKRPFTDDGLPISPNSVDWKAFSLSRLQTADPFRTPSVASDATNSASSQSYTPSSYPSSQLSSTQSLTTTPSPIRSSHSSIQSTLPIPRRILGIDDGVPILPLPSSFNSPGQVEFIPPSVNQVLNPSRQSGISSGPDLPAGNGLGVPSHFPAGPLASRNRYLSAPISGSSSFRQSSPLTLPPLWPAPQEEASYERR from the exons ATGCGACAACCGGAGAA TGTCCGTGTGCCAGGCATTTTCCGATTGAAGTTTACACTTTTCGAAACCACTGA GCTTGGCGTAGTTGAACTGACGCACACAATATCAGAGCCTTTCGAGGTATTTTCTCCAAAATTATTCAAGGGAATGCATGAAAGCACCCCCTTAACAAGACATCTGGCCGCACAAGGTCTGAAAGTCAAGCTGCGGACAGATACAACTGTTGGAAGACA GAGTGTTCGACGACGACGAGCTTCTGCAAATCCAACAACATCTTCGACTCCTCCTTCCATGAAAGAAGATCTTTCTACGTCGCAGAACTTCCCTCCTGTTATTTCCACGCATTCCTTGTCAGCTAATTCTCACCTCTCACCCTCTTTATCCTCCAAAGCTCTACCAGGTCCTCTGGAGGTACTTTCACCTTCATCAAAAGTCTCTCGGCGCACAGTTAGTGATAGTCCTCGAAATCTTGTTTGGCGTCATGCTGCATACGAGTCTGTGCGATCTCGTGTTTCGGGTCCTGGTAAAAGGCCCTTCACGGATGATGGGCTTCCTATTTCCCCGAATTCTGTAGATTGGAAAG CATTTTCTTTGTCGCGTCTGCAAACCGCGGATCCGTTCCGAACTCCTTCTGTTGCAAGTGATGCAACCAACTCAGCATCTTCTCAATCATATACGCCATCGTCATATCCTTCGTCTCAACTATCTTCCACTCAAAGCCTCACCACCACACCATCCCCAATAAGATCGTCTCATTCTTCCATACAATCCACACTACCGATACCTAGACGAATTCTCGGTATTGATGATGGGGTCCCTATTCTCCCGCTGCCAAGTTCATTCAACTCTCCCGGACAGGTTGAATTTATTCCACCTAGTGTCAACCAGGTGTTAAATCCATCACGGCAAAGTGGTATAAGTAGTGGACCGGATCTGCCGGCAGGAAATGGGTTGGGGGTGCCGTCTCATTTCCCTGCAGGACCATTAGCGTCGAGGAATCGTTACCTGTCCGCACCCATATCGGGGTCATCGAGTTTTCGACAGTCGTCACCGTTGACATTGCCACCATTGTGGCCGGCGCCACAGGAAGAGGCAAGCTATGAGAGACGCTGA
- a CDS encoding DNA primase small subunit, putative (Similar to TIGR gene model, INSD accession AAW43920.1), protein MPVPVNEKQMVEYDASSPQVMQLFYRRLFPYRPLYLWLNQEQIPSKLFTHREFAFTLAGDVYLRYQSFNNVDEFKVSIARHVPSRFEIGPQYSARPKDRKTLASGALQAQRRELVFDIDMTDYDEIRTCCTDKTICKRCWGFIAAAVKVLDHSLRETFGFKHLLWVYSGRRGIHCWISDQTALDLTDDQRRALVTFLEVIKGGKEQSKKVNVRGPTGDAPLHPFLSEALETLKPLFSSLCIYDQDCFKGEKGWEALLAILPTDRAVIGPLRAKWEKNPDSSSDDKWRELMSEIAKHKKEEAIMNKFTKAVEDVVLQYTYPRIDAEVSKHRNHLLKSPFCVHPGTGRVCVPINPSLIDEFDPDTVPTVGQLLNELDNVKSEDPDAGGRRMEDYEHTSLGPYVEMFENHVAAILKDSRNAKRAVKAETLDF, encoded by the exons ATGCCCGTCCCAGTCAATGAAAAACA AATGGTCGAGTATGA CGCGTCCAGCCCGCAGGTCATGCAGCTCTTCTACAGGCGCCTGTTCCCTTACCGCCCGCTTTATCTCTGGCTGAACCAAGAGCAGA TACCTAGCAAACTGTTCACTCATCGTGAATTCGCATTTACATTGGCAGGGGACGTCTACCTCCGATACCAATCTTTCAACAATGTCGATGAGTTTAAAGTTTCTATTGCCAGGCATGTTCCATCACGTTTTGAAATCGGCCCCCAATACAGCGCAAGG CCGAAAGACAGGAAGACCCTTGCCTCTGGCGCTCTTCAAGCACAGAGACGAGAGCTCGTTTTTGATATCGATATGACCGATTACGATGAGATCCGAACGTGCTGCACGGACAAGACCATTTGTAAGCGGTGCTGGGGCTTTATCGCCGCCGCCGTAAAAGTGCTGGATCATTCTCTCCGAG AAACTTTTGGTTTCAAGCATCTCTTATGGGTTTACTCTGGTCGGCGGGGTATCCATTGCTGGATTTCTGATCAAACGGCTTTGGATCTCACCGATGATCAGCGACGAGCGCTGGTCACTTTTTTGGAAGTTATAAAGGGTGGCAAAGAGCAAAGTAAGAAGGTCAATGTGAGAGGGCCAACTGGTGAtgctcctcttcatcctttctTGTC TGAAGCACTTGAAACCCTCAAACCGTTATTCTCCAGCCTCTGTATCTATGACCAGGATTGTTTCaagggagagaagggaTGGGAAGCATTACTTGCCATTTTGCCAACTGATAGAG CTGTCATTGGTCCTCTAAGGGCCAAATGGGAAAAGAACCCGGATAGCTCAAGCGACGATAAATGGCGAGAACTTATGAGTGAGATTGCCAAGCATaagaaagaagaggctATTATG AACAAGTTCACAAAAGCTGTCGAAGATGTCGTCTTACAATACACCTATCCGCGTATCGATGCCGAAGTTTCCAAGCATCGTAATCATTTGCTTAAATCTCCGTTCTGTGTTCATCCCGGTACCG GTCGAGTTTGTGTGCCAATAAACCCTTCTCTCATTGATGAGTTTGATCCAGATACAGTACCCACTGTCGGTCAACTGCTGAATGAGCTCGACAATGTCAAATCTGAGGACCCTGACGCTGGTGGCCGGCGTATGGAAG ACTACGAACACACTTCACTGGGACCTTATGTGGAGATGTTTGAAAATCATGTAGCTGCGATCCTGAAAGATAGTCGGAATGCGAAGAGAG CTGTCAAGGCGGAGACTTTGGATTTCTAG
- a CDS encoding uncharacterized protein (Similar to SGTC gene model, INSD accession EAL20800.1) — translation MSQSQPPSSDDVDIVRTFDSSKDERMVKMIVGQGVMEGLARANNKIFTNPLALLFIFLVGMGINHISSFSVTSNPLSYISPLIGPCLALLPLMGIVEYIHRPQFTARMRKIIGAVDMIKPSAYYAEGKSGIWVFQHKGEVVGVVCLDATKDAGKELGSVLGEEEGQLNEKDIDNNLISRKEDEKAKNAPDMRRRITRKENELSSRIAEIRHLDVDQPYRRSGVGSELVLVALDRAFSISSDDLSSPVDRVIVRTNPLSPDSGKLFIKCGFKPITQIEASAAAWEKNEKIGLLGWAGECLSVDKDTWVIKRKELLEQARVK, via the exons ATGTCCCAAAGCCAACCACCATCTTCCGACGATGTCGACATTGTTCGCACATTTGACTCTTCAAAAGATGAGCGCATGGTCAAGATGATAGTGGGCCAAGGAGTCATGGAAGGTCTTGCTCGGGCAAACAATAAGA TCTTCACTAACCCTCTGGCACTCTTATTTATCTTCCTTGTCGGCATGGGTATCAACCACATCTCCTCGTTCTCTGTCACTTCAAATCCCTTGAGCTACATCTCTCCCTTGATCGGGCCATGTCTCGCTTTACTTCCCCTCATGGGTATCGTGGAGTACATCCATCGACCGCAATTCACTGCACGTATGCGTAAGATCATAGGGGCAGTCGACATGATCAAGCCCTCAGCATATTACGCGGAAGGGAAGAGTGGAATATGGGTTTTCCAGCATAAGGGAGAGGTCGTAGGTGTGGTGTGCCTTGACGCCACAAAAGACGCTGGAAAAGAGCTTGGTAGCGTCTTGggcgaggaagaagggcaaCTGAATGAGAAGGATATCGATAACAACTTAATCTCAAGAAAGGAAGACGAAAAAGCGAAGAACGCACCTGATATGAGAAGACGTATTACTCGTAAAGAGAACGAGCTATCCTCTCGAATCGCCGAAATACGACACCTTGATGTCGATCAACCATACCGCCGAAGTGGAGTGGGTTCTGAACTCGTTCTCGTAGCTCTCGATCGGGCTTTTTCTATCTCGTCCGATGATCTTTCTTCCCCAGTCGACCGTGTGATTGTCCGGACAAATCCTCTATCACCTGATAGTGGAAAGCTATTCATCAAGTGTGGTTTCAAGCCCATCACGCAGATTGAAGCTAGTGCTGCCGCTTGGGaaaaaaatgaaaagaTTGGTCTTCTTGGATGGGCAGGCGAGTGTCTAAGTGTCGATAAAGATACATGGGTCATCAAAAGAAAGGAGCTCTTAGAGCAAGCCCGAGTCAAATAG
- a CDS encoding ribosomal large subunit assembly and maintenance-related protein, putative (Similar to TIGR gene model, INSD accession AAW43479.1), whose amino-acid sequence MSKAVLAVAEKTKSKDKAGSSEGVKPRKDKVLMLSSRGVTQRMRHLMRDLEALLPHVKRDSKLDTKSSLHLLNELADLHSCSNTLYFEARRHEDLYLWLSRSPNGPSVKCHVQNLHTMDELKMTGNCLKGSRGLVCFDGSWEGEHWSLMKEMFTHVFSVPKTSRKLKPFIDHILLFSLLDNKVWFRNYQVIEKDPLTPSGPPQSSLVEIGPRFVLTPIKIFEGSFGGPTLFSNSEFITPAAMRASVKRIAGEKYRIRKEGEKDREERRKRVREDVEEDELARKKVFA is encoded by the exons ATGTCCAAAGCAGTTCTTGCCGTCGCAGAAAAGACAAAGAGCAAGGACAAAGCAGGCTCCAGTGAAGGCGTCAAGCCTAGAAAGGATAAGGTCCTTATGCTCTCCTCGCGAGGTGTAACCCAGCGCATGAGGCATCTTATGAGAGACCTCGAAGCTTTGTTACCGCACGTCAAGCGAG ACTCCAAGCTCGACACCAAATCGtctctccacctcctcaACGAATTAGCGGACCTCCATTCTTGCTCGAACACTCTTTACTTTGAAGCCCGACGACATGAAGATTTGTATCTCTGGCTCTCCCGATCTCCCAACGGACCTAGTGTCAAGTGCCATGTTCAAAATTTGCATACCATGGATGAGCTCAAGATGACCGGGAACTGTTTGAAGGGAAGCAGAGGTTTGGTTTGCTTTGATGGATCTTGGGAAGGAGAACACTGGAGCttgatgaaggagatgtTCACACAT GTTTTCAGCGTTCCCAAGACTTCCAGGAAACTGAAGCCCTTTATTGACCACATCCTGCTCTTCTCACTTTTAGACAACAAGGTTTGGTTTAGGAACTACCAA GTAATTGAAAAAGACCCTCTTACTCCATCTGGCCCTCCTCAATCCTCTCTTGTCGAAATCGGCCCACGATTCGTCCTTACTCCCATTAAAATCTTTGAAGGCTCTTTTGGTGGTCCCACACTTTTCTCCAACTCTGAATTCATCACTCCCGCAGCCATGAGGGCAAGTGTGAAACGCATTGCCGGTGAAAAGTACAGGATCAGGAAGGAAGGTGAGAAGGAcagggaagagaggaggaagagggtCAGAGAAGACGTCGAGGAGGACGAGTTGGCCAGAAAGAAGGTGTTTGCATAG
- a CDS encoding RNA methyltransferase (Similar to TIGR gene model, INSD accession AAW43477.1), which yields MPKRGRHSLSLFTSLPEDLRRSIHSKSSDTTKLTVQHPVSNPSVPIDTLLSTQTLLHTQPYSDDGEEEEQGGKDADLLGIKSTLVNGSRINDESGEKDMTVIEVSQAQIQIERQSSPKQNESHRIEVPASLSPNTQRESESYDADWLGGTNKTVKPSTAKARKPAKKRQRQTGPIENLYIDHPWDCTGLVPRFTHIDHVPKQLQKYFRQRGLLFPEYDRLPLLLDHTGWFSVTPQPIAAHIAERCQCDVIVDAFCGVGGNAIAFAKTCERVIAIDNDITRLKLARHNALHHGVADRIEFILGDYTEFARSFAEKNPEDKVDVVFLSPPWGGIDYLNSPSATYSLSSILPIHGRDLFNLTSKLTPNIAYYLPRNMDMQEISELARELDYPDPERKGRMREWVEVEEETVRDKVKALTIYFGGLVADE from the exons ATGCCAAAAAGGGGAAGGCATAGCCTGTCTCTATTTACATCACTTCCAGAAGATCTTCGCCGCTCGATACACTCAAAGTCAAGTGATACGACCAAACTCACCGTCCAACATCCGGTTAGCAATCCCTCTGTGCCCATAGATACTTTGTTAAGTACTCAGACATTATTACACACCCAACCCTACTCGGACgatggagaggaagaagaacaaggtGGAAAGGATGCGGATCTGCTAGGTATCAAGTCCACCCTAGTAAACGGCTCAAGGATAAATGATGAGTCCGGAGAGAAGGATATGACCGTGATCGAAGTGTCTCAAGCTCAGATCCAAATAGAGCGCCAGTCTTCGCCGAAACAGAATGAGTCACACCGAATTGAGGTACCCGCCTCTCTGTCTCCCAATACTCAACGAGAATCGGAATCATATGATGCTGATTGGCTAGGTGGCACAAACAAAACTGTCAAGCCCTCCACGGCCAAAGCACGAAAACCTGCCAAAAAGAGACAACGTCAAACCGGCCCGATTGAGAACCTGTATATTGACCATCCATGGGACTGTACCGGATTAGTACCGAGGTTTACTCATATTGATCACGTCCCGAAGCAATTACAAAAGT ACTTTCGTCAGCGCGGGCTGCTTTTTCCCGAATACGACAGATTACCACTCCTTTTAGATCATACAGGATGGTTCTCGGTAACACCGCAACCTATTGCGGCCCACATCGCCGAACGTTGTCAATGTGACGTGATTGTGGACGCTTTTTGCGGTGTTGGCGGAAATGCCATTGCGTTTGCAAAGACCTGCGAAAGGG TTATTGCCATTGATAATGACATTACACGATTAAAATTAGCCAGGCATAACGCATTGCATCATGGTGTGGCTGACAGGATCGAGTTTATCTTGGGGGATTATACAGAATTTGCCCGATCATTTGCAGAAAAGAATCCCGAGGACAAAGTTGATGTTGTCTTTCTTTCGCCACCATGGG GCGGAATCGATTACCTGAACAGTCCTTCTGCGACCTACTCACTCTCCTCGATTCTTCCTATTCATGGAAGAGATCTGTTCAATCTCACCTCCAAACTCACGCCGAATATCGCATATTACCTTCCTAGAAACATGGACATGCAGGAAATATCAGAGCTTGCCAGAGAACTAGATTATCCTGATCCAGAAAGAAAAGGCCGCATGAGAGAATGGGTAGAggtcgaagaagagactGTCAGGGACAAGGTCAAAGCCTTGACGATATATTTTGGGGGATTGGTAGCCGATGAATGA
- a CDS encoding uncharacterized protein (Similar to SGTC gene model, INSD accession EAL20798.1) — MQVQNDAQICDRSPATIRDLSPQNANTLSIEPQVLLILVGLPGSGKTTFAEALVRASSMPIASPEGAGKVRPSVIRRPWIRASQDDAPRKRRQECESRVRWGLKKGYNVLVDRVGFDPVQRSHFVTIADDQLSRPLVYCLILSVSQETLQSRLLGRKFHPTIQGGEEGMRVLSQMRRLFQPPTIYGGEGLDRIYVLDEINQPNAAEGWSSQRVLEIVDRVGTYGRREVGERKSYRPAPRIHDDNASLRGASANARGGRGGMWGERRVRGLWDDRGGWRGRGECVESSNGWSREGALPPASLSSHSSHNRSLGNESAPEGG, encoded by the exons ATGCAGGTGCAAAATGATGCTCAAATTTGCGACCGCTCTCCTGCCACCATCAGGGACCTTTCGCCACAGAATGCGAATACCTTATCGATCGAA CCGCAAGTACTATTAATTCTTGTCGGCTTACCAGGCAGCGGCAAAACTACTTTTGCGGAAGCACTAGTTCGCGCATCTTCAATGCCCATCGCTTCTCCGGAGGGAGCTGGCAAGGTTCGACCATCTGTAATAAGAAGGCCTTGGATTCGGGCATCGCAAGACGATGCCCCCCGCAAGAGAAGGCAGGAATGCGAATCCAGAGTCCGCTGGGGCTTGAAAAAAGGATATAATGTACTTGTAGACAGGGTTGGGTTTGATCCTGT CCAGAGAAGTCATTTTGTGACGATAGCCGATGATCAGCTCTCAAGGCCATTAGTATATTGTCTCATTCTCTCTGTATCTCAAGAAACACTTCAGTCGCGACTACTAGGTCGCAAATTCCATCCGACCATTCAGGGAGGTGAAGAGGGTATGCGTGTTTTGTCTCAAATGAGGCGGCTATTCCAACCACCTACGATCTATGGAGGGGAAGGACTTGACCGCATCTATGTGCTGGATGAGATAAATCAACCTAATGCTGCCGAGGGATGGAGTAGCCAGAGAGTGTTAGAGATCGTTGATCGAGTTGGGACCTATGGTAGAAGAGAGGtaggagagagaaaaagcTACAGGCCCGCGCCTAGAATTCATGACGACAACGCGAGCCTACGAGGAGCCAGTGCTAACGCGagagggggaagaggaggaatgTGGGGAGAACGTCGAGTAAGAGGATTATGGGACGATAGAGGGGGCTGGCGAGGCAGGGGAGAGTGTGTGGAGTCTAGTAATGGATGGTCAAGAGAAGGCGCTCTTCCGCCGGCGTCTTTAAGCTCCCATAGTTCCCATAATCGGTCCCTTGGTAATGAAAGTGCACCTGAAGGTGGTTAA